TGGCCCGCGATCCCTGCTCGACGCCGGCCCCCACCTCCAGCCAGCGCCAGGGGCGGTAGGCGAGGCCGGCGTTCAGCGGCAGGCCGGGGCGGAAATTCGGATCGTCCTGCTGCTGGGCGCGGAAGCTGTCGGCGCTGTACTCCAGCTTGACGCTGAGCCCCTCAAGCGGCGTGTGCCATTCGACGCCGCCGAACAGGGCCACGCGCTCCCCGGTGAACCACGCCTCCGGCCCGCGGGATGACGCCTTCGCCGGGTCGCGGTCGCGCTTGAAGCGCCCGCCGAGGAAGCGCAGCGGGTTGCGGGCGTGCCCGTAGTCGCCGAGCCCGCCCCAGCCGATCCCCAGGCTGAGATCGGCGTCCCACCAGCGGCGCGAGACGACCAGATACTCCCCCGCGAAGCGGCCCTTGCCCGGCAGGTCCAGCCCGCTGCCGGTGACGTCCCGCCCGCCGACGGCCAGCGCCGGCCGCCACGGCCCCTCGCGCAGCAGGCGCAGCTTGGCGTCCACCCCCGGTTCGCTGAGGCCGTGCCAACTCGGGTAGGTGCTGTCGCGGAAGGTGATCTCCAGGCCGGGAAGAAGCTGCGCCCCGGCGAAGACATGCCGGTGCAGGCCACCGAGGGCGGTCAGTCCGGCGGCGACGGTGCCGTCCGGCAGGCCGCGCGCCGTCGGCGTCTGTAGCAGCCCGACGGTTCCCCAGTCGGACAGGCTGGGCGCAAGCCCCTCCGCCCGCGCGGGCAGGGCGGCGAAGGACAGCGCCAGGACGAGGAGAACGCGGTTCACGCCATGGTGGAGCTTGTCGGGAGGAATTCCCGATCCATGGCATTGTCATGCGTATGAATGCAACCCTAATCCCTCTCCCCGGAGGGGCGAGGGGATAAGCGGAGTGGGCGAATGGACCGCTACAGCGGTTCGGCGACGCAGGTCAGGCCCATGGTCTCCGCGGTGTTGGCGATTGCGGACAGGCAGATGCCGGCGCGTTCCGGCGGGATCGAGACGGCGAAGCGGATGGCGTAGCGCCCGCCCTCGCGCTCCGGCAGGGTCTGGGCGTCCAGCCGGACGATGTTCGCCTCGAACTGGGTGAAGATTTCCGACAGGCGGGCGATCAGGCCGGGCTGGTCGCCGCCCGACACCTCCACCCGGTGGGTGATGCGGGCCAGCGGGCCGGGGTTGGGGTCGAAGTCGAAGGGGGTGACCTTGATCTGCGCGCCCGCCAGTTCGGGCAGGCTGGCCAGCCCCTCCTGCACCTCCTCGACCGGGACGCCGTCCGGCAGTTCGCAGACCGCCGAGAACTCCGCCCCGGACCCCATCACCGCGAAGGTCGCGTCGCGCAGGTTGGCCCCCAGCCCGAACAGATGGCCGGTGACCGCCGAGACGAGACCGACGCGGTCGGGGCAGAATGTCGAAACCAGCGCGAGGGACGACACGGGCGGAATCTCCGATGCTGAAGCCCTCTCCCCCTGGGGAGAGGGTTGGGTGAGGGGGCGATGCGCCCGGCAGGGCGAAGAAAGACGCCGGATGAGTCGACGTGGCGCCTTCGGCGCCCCCCTCATCCTGACCTTCTCCCCAGGGGGGAGAAGGGAAACATCAGGCCGCCGTGCCGCCCACGGTCAGGCCGTCCAGGCGCAGGGTCGGCTGGCCGACGCCCACGGGCACGCCCTGGCCGTCCTTGCCGCAGGTGCCGACGCCGGGGTCCAGCTTGGTGTCGTTGCCGATCATCGACACGCGGGTCAGGCTGTCCGGGCCGTTGCCGATCAGGGTGGCGCCCTTCACCGCCGGGCCGAGCTTGCCGTCCTCGATCAGGTAGGCCTCGTTGGCGGAGAAGACGAACTTGCCGCTGGTGATGTCCACCTGCCCGCCGCCGAAGTTCTTGGCGTAGAGGCCCTTCTTGACCGACTTGATGATCTCCTCCGGCTCATGGGCGCCGGGGCGCATCACGGTGTTGGTCATGCGCGGCATGGGATGGCAGGCGAAGCTCTGGCGCCGGCCGTTGCCGGTCGGGCGCATGCCCATCAGCCGGGCGTTCATGCGGTCCTGCATGTAGCCGACCAGGATGCCGTCCTCGATCAGCGTCGTGCACTGGCCGGGGGTGCCCTCGTCGTCCACGGTGATCGAGCCGCGGCTGTTCTCGATGGTGCCGTCATCCACGATGGTGACGCCCGGCGCGGCGATGCGCTGGCCCATCAGCCCGGCGAAGGCCGAGGTCTTCTTGCGGTTGAAGTCGCCCTCCAGCCCGTGGCCGATGGCCTCGTGCAGCAGGATGCCCGGCCAGCCGTTGCCGAGAACGACGGTCATCTCCCCCGCCGGGGCGGGAACCGAGGACAGGTTGACGAGCGCCGAGCGCAGCGCCTCGTCCACGAAGGCGCGCCACGTCTCCGGCTGCATGTAATGCTCGTAGGTGACGCGCCCGCCGCCGCCGTAGCCGCCCGACTCCATGCGGTCGCCCTCGGCCACCACGACGGAGACGTTCAG
The window above is part of the Azospirillum sp. TSH58 genome. Proteins encoded here:
- a CDS encoding glycine cleavage system protein R → MSSLALVSTFCPDRVGLVSAVTGHLFGLGANLRDATFAVMGSGAEFSAVCELPDGVPVEEVQEGLASLPELAGAQIKVTPFDFDPNPGPLARITHRVEVSGGDQPGLIARLSEIFTQFEANIVRLDAQTLPEREGGRYAIRFAVSIPPERAGICLSAIANTAETMGLTCVAEPL
- the tldD gene encoding metalloprotease TldD, translated to MSALAVTDDLFFNRAGLDRSRVEGVVADALRGADDGELYLEYSQSESLGWDDGKLKAASFDTTQGFGLRAIADEATGFAHASSLSEDAIRRAAATVRAVQAGHAGTFAEPPAGTNRALYIPDNPLPLVPFEAKVKLLAEIDAYARAKDPRVRQVSCSISGEWQAVQIIRADGVRVADLRPLVRLNVSVVVAEGDRMESGGYGGGGRVTYEHYMQPETWRAFVDEALRSALVNLSSVPAPAGEMTVVLGNGWPGILLHEAIGHGLEGDFNRKKTSAFAGLMGQRIAAPGVTIVDDGTIENSRGSITVDDEGTPGQCTTLIEDGILVGYMQDRMNARLMGMRPTGNGRRQSFACHPMPRMTNTVMRPGAHEPEEIIKSVKKGLYAKNFGGGQVDITSGKFVFSANEAYLIEDGKLGPAVKGATLIGNGPDSLTRVSMIGNDTKLDPGVGTCGKDGQGVPVGVGQPTLRLDGLTVGGTAA